The genomic interval CGCGCCGCCGTCCCCGCCTCGAAGGCAATGCGCGCGACCTTGCCCGGCAGCTCCGCCGCCACGGTGACGCCCTGGACGGCACGCAGCGAGCCGGTCGCGGTCAGGATCGATTCCCAGGACTGGCGCTCGGCCACGAACACACTGACGGTTTCAGGAGGGGGAACGAACTGGGCGCCGGCCTCGATCATCCGGCGAATCTGCAAAAACTTGATGCCGCCGATGACCAATGCCACCGCCAGCAGGAGAAGGCCCGCAAACAGAAATGGTTTTATCTTCATTGCCTTGCACCGGCAGGGGCCGGACCCCAAAGGGCGCCGCAACAGGCGAGGCCACAATGCCCAATTAAAAACCCTCGCCCCCGGCCTGTCAAATGACATTCTTCCGACGCCCTCTTGGCGAGAGCAGCGTCGTGATTTCCAAATCTACACCTGATCCCGATGGCTCCAGAAGAGGACGGGAAAAGACCCGTTCAAAGACCTCGCCGGCAACCCGGGAACCTCGGCGTGGAATTTAGAGGCGCGAGGCACGATATTTCCCGAGGGATTTTCAGCCTTTCTTCTCGCGATGCACCGCCAGATGTCCCCAGGCCTGATCCACGGACATCACTTCCAGGCTGTTGATGTTGACGTGGGGCGGCTGATCCGCCACCCAGAGGATGATCTGCGCCAGATCCTCGGCGCTCAGGGGATGCGTATCGGCATAGACCTGATCGGCACGCTCGGCGGCGCCCTTGAAGCGCACCAGGGAGAATTCGGTTTCGGCCATCCCCGGCGCCACGCAACTGGCGCGCACCCCGGTGCCGAGCAGATCGGCGCGCAGGTTGCGGGTGAACTGGGCGACGAAGGCCTTGCTGCCGCCGTAGACGTTGCCTCCGGGATAGGGCCAGTCGCCGGCGGTGGAGCCGATGTTGATGACGTGCCCGCGCCGCCGCGCCACCATGCCCGGCAGCAGCAGGCGCGTGCAGTACATCAGGCCCTTGATGTTGGTGTCGACCATGGTCTCCCAGTCATCGAGATCGGTGCGGTAGGCAGGCTCAAGGCCCAGGGCGAGACCGGCGTTGTTGACCAGGACGTCGACCTCGGCAAAGGGCGCGGGCAGGCTCGTGAGAGCCCGTTCCACGGCGGCGCGGTCGCGCACGTCGAGGACCAGGCTGTGGATCGGAACCTGGCCCGCCAGCTCATCGACCAGCGCTTGAAGCCGCCCGGCGCGGCGCGCGGCAAGAATCAGACGGTCGCCCCGCGCGGCGAAGGCGCGGGCGCAGGCGGCGCCAAAGCCCGCCGAGGCGCCGGTGATCAAAACGGTTCTGGCCATGGGATCAACCTCCTGTGCAATCAGAGATAGCGGGCAAGATGGCTTTGCGCATAGCGCGCGGTGAGACTTTGCGCAGAGCGGCGCACCAATCGGCGCAAAGCGCCGAGATCATCGAGATCCTCCCAGGGGGCGAGCTCGCCCAGGGCGATTCCTAACTCTTGCGCGCGCCGGCGGGTTTCGCACAAAACCCGCGGCGTGCTCCAGGGGATGTCGGCGAACAGCCGCGGGTGGTGGCGGCTTTCGCCGATCAGCACATAGCCGCCGTCGGCGGCGGGCGCGAGCACAGCCTCCTGCTCCGCCAGGGCGTCAAACGCCGCCTGCACCAGGTCCAAGGGCAGATCGGGACTGTCGCTGCCGATCAGCACCACGGCGCGAGCGCCGGCGCCAAGCAGGCCCTGGAGGGCGGCCGCCAGGCGCGCGCCGAGATCCGCGCCCTGTTGCGCGCGCAAGGGCAAATCGGGAAAGACGCCTTCAAAATAGCCGCGCGCCCCGGTATGGAAGAGAACCGTGCGCCAGGCTCCGGCGCGCAGCCGCCCGACGGTTTCCTCAAGGCTGCGCGCATAGAGGGCGGCCGCCTCCTCGGCAAGCAGCGGCGGACAGAGTCGCGTCTTGACCCGTCCGGGGACGGGTTCCTTGGCGAATATCCCCAGGACTCTATCCCCATGGAATTCCGGCCCTGCGGGGTTGTTCACACCTTCCACAGACTTATCCACAGGCGGGGGCTAAAGCGAGCTGCTTTCCACCAGGGCGTAAGCCGAGTGGTTGTGGATCGATTCAAAGTTCTCGCATTCCACCTGAAACCAGGTGATCTCGGGCACGCCAGCGAGCTTCTCGGTGACGGCGCGCACGATGTCCTCGACGAACATGGGGTTGTCGTAGGCCTGCTCGGTCACCGCCTTTTCGTCCTCGCGCTTGAGCAAGGCATAAACCGGGGCGCTGGCGCAGCCTTCGAGCCAGCTGACCAGATCCTCGATCCACACATGGCCGCGATAGCGGATCTGCACGCTGAGCAGGCTGCGCTGGTTGTGCGCGCCGCGCGCGCTGATCTCGCGCGAGCAGGGACACAGGGAGGTCACCGGCACGCTCACCCCGAGGATGAAATCCTGCTCCTCGCCGAGAATGCCGATCATGCGGCACTGGTATTCCATGAGGCTGCGCGCCCCGGAGACGGGCGCCGCCTTTTCGATGAAATAGGGAAAATCCAGTTCCAGGTGGGCGCGGCTTGCTTCCAGGCGCTGCTTCATCTCGCGCAGGATGGAGTCGAGGCTCTCGATGCTGATCTCGCCGTGATAGAGGTTGAGCACCTCGATGAAGCGGCTCATGTGGGTGCCCTTGAAGTGATGGGGCAGGTCGACGTACATATTGACCCGCGCCACCGTATGCTGGCGCGCCTTGCTCTTATCCAAAACCACGATGGGGTAGCGGATGTTCTTCACTCCCACCTTGTCGATGGGGATGTTGCGGGTATCAGGAGTTTTCTGCACGTCGCGCATGGGGAATGCTCTCTCTATTCAGGCGTAGGGCAGCGGATCAATGACGCCCGCCTCGGCAAAACCCTTGAGGCGCAGACGGCAGGAGTCGCAGCGCCCGCAGGCCAGGCCCGCGGGCGTGGGATCGTAGCAGGAATGGGTCAGGGCGTAGTCGACGCCCAGGGCCAGGCCGCGCTCGATGATCTGCGCCTTGCTGAGATGGATGAGGGGGGTGTGGATGCGGTAGCGCCCCTGCCCTTCCACCGCCGCGCGGGTGGCGAGGTTGGCCAGCTGCTCGAAGGCGGCGATGTACTCGGGGCGACAGTCGGGATAGCCCGAATAATCAAGCGCATTGACGCCGATGTAGATGTCGAAGGCGCCCAGCACTTCGGCCCAGCCCAGGGCGAAGGAGAGAAAGACCGTGTTGCGCGCCGGCACGTAGGTGACGGGGATCGCGCCCTCCTCCACCCCCTCCTTGGGCACCTCCAATTCACCGGTCAGGGCGCTGCCGCCGATGCGGCGCATGTCCACCTCGACGATGAGATGCTCTGCGGCGCCGATGCGCGGCGCGTAGGCGCGCGCCTTGTCGAGTTCCACGGCGTGGCGCTGGCCGTAGGCAAAAGACAGCGCAAAGGGGGCAAAGCCTTCGCTGCGCGCCCAGGCCAGGCAGGTGGTGGAATCAAGACCGCCGCTGTAGAGAATTACCGCTTTTTTCATGTCAGTGCACTTCGTAGAAATCGCCGACGCCGATGCGATGCACCTTCATCAGGTTGGTGGTGCCCGGCGCCGAGACCGGGCTGCCCATGGTGATCACCACCACG from Geoalkalibacter sp. carries:
- a CDS encoding SDR family NAD(P)-dependent oxidoreductase, with product MARTVLITGASAGFGAACARAFAARGDRLILAARRAGRLQALVDELAGQVPIHSLVLDVRDRAAVERALTSLPAPFAEVDVLVNNAGLALGLEPAYRTDLDDWETMVDTNIKGLMYCTRLLLPGMVARRRGHVINIGSTAGDWPYPGGNVYGGSKAFVAQFTRNLRADLLGTGVRASCVAPGMAETEFSLVRFKGAAERADQVYADTHPLSAEDLAQIILWVADQPPHVNINSLEVMSVDQAWGHLAVHREKKG
- a CDS encoding TIGR04282 family arsenosugar biosynthesis glycosyltransferase yields the protein MNNPAGPEFHGDRVLGIFAKEPVPGRVKTRLCPPLLAEEAAALYARSLEETVGRLRAGAWRTVLFHTGARGYFEGVFPDLPLRAQQGADLGARLAAALQGLLGAGARAVVLIGSDSPDLPLDLVQAAFDALAEQEAVLAPAADGGYVLIGESRHHPRLFADIPWSTPRVLCETRRRAQELGIALGELAPWEDLDDLGALRRLVRRSAQSLTARYAQSHLARYL
- the folE2 gene encoding GTP cyclohydrolase FolE2, with product MRDVQKTPDTRNIPIDKVGVKNIRYPIVVLDKSKARQHTVARVNMYVDLPHHFKGTHMSRFIEVLNLYHGEISIESLDSILREMKQRLEASRAHLELDFPYFIEKAAPVSGARSLMEYQCRMIGILGEEQDFILGVSVPVTSLCPCSREISARGAHNQRSLLSVQIRYRGHVWIEDLVSWLEGCASAPVYALLKREDEKAVTEQAYDNPMFVEDIVRAVTEKLAGVPEITWFQVECENFESIHNHSAYALVESSSL
- the queC gene encoding 7-cyano-7-deazaguanine synthase QueC; the encoded protein is MKKAVILYSGGLDSTTCLAWARSEGFAPFALSFAYGQRHAVELDKARAYAPRIGAAEHLIVEVDMRRIGGSALTGELEVPKEGVEEGAIPVTYVPARNTVFLSFALGWAEVLGAFDIYIGVNALDYSGYPDCRPEYIAAFEQLANLATRAAVEGQGRYRIHTPLIHLSKAQIIERGLALGVDYALTHSCYDPTPAGLACGRCDSCRLRLKGFAEAGVIDPLPYA